In Gammaproteobacteria bacterium, one DNA window encodes the following:
- a CDS encoding GGDEF domain-containing protein: MEKDDISLIKHAFEDAPFGVVILNYQSKLIWLNDVIENYAGLSSNELVGRSRMTLPAEFEWLFKPEKRFLLPATAKRHPRWLKAINRTLHLPQATACVHYYMDVSTEQQLRQERDKLSAELEEVSLRDSLTGLPNRRALLHLLEPLVTRSRRYHNALSVLRINVGNIAVLGQKLGPTMADKIMITISQNLRDQTRWADHIGRIGYGELLIVLPETDATATRSLAKKLLGHINDIEAQAAIDQHRSKAELHVGAATWENGDDAKRLIRKAEHELLAHTVKDLNNVDSA; the protein is encoded by the coding sequence ATGGAGAAAGATGATATTTCTCTGATAAAACATGCATTTGAAGACGCTCCATTTGGCGTCGTCATACTCAACTACCAGTCAAAATTAATCTGGCTCAACGACGTTATCGAAAACTATGCTGGCCTATCATCAAATGAATTGGTTGGCCGCAGCCGTATGACACTGCCTGCAGAATTTGAATGGCTGTTCAAACCTGAAAAGCGTTTTTTATTACCGGCAACAGCAAAACGGCATCCGCGTTGGCTTAAAGCCATTAACCGCACTCTACATCTACCACAAGCAACGGCGTGCGTTCACTACTATATGGATGTCAGTACAGAACAGCAGCTTCGTCAAGAGCGCGACAAACTAAGTGCCGAACTTGAAGAAGTTAGTCTACGTGACTCACTCACTGGCTTACCGAATCGTCGTGCTTTACTGCATTTACTTGAGCCACTAGTCACGCGCAGTCGTCGCTACCATAATGCCTTATCTGTATTGAGGATTAACGTCGGTAACATTGCCGTGCTTGGGCAAAAGCTTGGGCCTACGATGGCAGACAAAATCATGATCACTATTTCGCAAAACTTGCGTGACCAAACACGCTGGGCTGACCATATCGGTCGTATTGGTTACGGTGAATTACTCATAGTGTTACCCGAAACAGATGCCACTGCCACACGCAGTCTCGCCAAAAAACTGCTTGGCCATATCAATGATATCGAGGCACAAGCCGCAATTGATCAACACCGCAGCAAAGCAGAACTTCATGTCGGTGCTGCTACCTGGGAAAATGGCGATGACGCCAAACGCTTAATCCGTAAAGCCGAGCATGAGTTATTAGCGCATACAGTCAAAGACCTTAACAACGTAGATAGCGCCTGA
- a CDS encoding histidine kinase, translated as MPSHTNPSFKPTSGPATEPNMAAAFLPDFCQLRALLLVVIIAELLAFVLTLAPMTSTQQRWGDLGLISLFVQWIALTSTAMLCLSKRWFKQLNVTATTFYSLFVVTGITALVSAIAYHLILSNSLGSALAGFEGLTQSSHHAGFILRNVAISLIICAVALRYFYVQHQSRLSIRAEARSRLHALQARIRPHFLFNSMNTIASLTRSNPELAETVVEDLADLFRNNLNTSNNATRLADEIDLTRRYLNIEQLRLGERLQTQWRVDMLPDNAAVPPLLLQPLVENAVYHGIEPCVNGGCIRIQGRFEADMICLTISNPLPITTTPQGTQTNSKGLGMALENTRQRLAGWYEGEGHLATENKDGQFIVTLTLPYQRIGDI; from the coding sequence ATGCCATCCCATACCAATCCAAGCTTCAAGCCAACTAGCGGGCCAGCAACTGAGCCAAATATGGCAGCTGCCTTTCTGCCTGACTTTTGTCAGCTGCGAGCCTTGCTGTTGGTGGTGATTATCGCCGAGTTATTGGCCTTCGTATTGACCCTAGCACCGATGACAAGCACTCAACAGCGCTGGGGCGATCTCGGTCTCATTTCCTTATTTGTGCAATGGATCGCGCTCACCAGCACCGCCATGCTATGCCTTAGCAAGCGTTGGTTTAAGCAGTTGAACGTGACAGCAACGACGTTTTATAGCCTGTTTGTTGTCACTGGCATCACCGCCTTGGTGTCAGCAATAGCTTATCACTTGATCCTGAGCAATTCACTGGGCAGTGCCCTCGCTGGCTTTGAAGGGCTGACACAAAGCAGCCACCACGCCGGCTTCATCTTGCGCAATGTCGCCATCAGTCTCATCATCTGCGCTGTTGCCTTGCGTTATTTTTATGTACAGCACCAATCGCGGTTATCGATTCGGGCTGAAGCACGCTCACGGCTGCATGCCTTGCAAGCACGTATTCGCCCACATTTTTTATTCAATAGCATGAACACCATCGCCAGCCTGACGCGTAGCAACCCCGAGCTTGCTGAAACCGTGGTCGAAGACCTGGCAGATTTATTTCGTAATAATCTCAATACCAGCAATAATGCCACGCGCCTGGCCGATGAAATTGACTTGACGCGGCGCTATCTTAATATAGAACAACTGCGTCTTGGCGAACGACTGCAAACGCAATGGCGTGTCGACATGCTTCCCGACAACGCTGCTGTACCTCCGCTATTACTGCAACCCTTGGTCGAAAATGCGGTTTACCACGGCATTGAGCCCTGCGTGAATGGCGGCTGCATTCGCATCCAGGGTCGCTTTGAGGCTGACATGATTTGCTTGACCATCAGCAATCCGCTGCCAATCACAACCACACCTCAAGGGACACAAACAAATAGCAAAGGCTTAGGTATGGCACTGGAAAACACCCGCCAGCGTCTTGCTGGCTGGTATGAGGGCGAAGGTCATTTAGCCACAGAGAATAAAGACGGCCAGTTTATCGTTACCCTGACGCTACCCTATCAGCGGATCGGTGATATATGA
- a CDS encoding response regulator transcription factor — MKILIVDDEPLACERLARMLAELNDYELLDVAVNGKQAIEKVAQHEPDILLLDIRMPGMDGLEVAEHLSALDKPPAIIFTTAYDEHALAAFATQATAYLLKPIKQAQLEHALGRAHSLNKAQLQSLNNTPRRRSHISATSAGHIDLVAIDDVIYFQADQKYITVCHLDGSVLIEDSLRKLEEEFGDSLLRIHRNALVSVQHITGLQRGSDGRHYLSLKHCDELLLISRRHLAGVRKMLKSHIA, encoded by the coding sequence ATGAAAATCCTCATTGTCGATGACGAGCCACTGGCGTGCGAACGTCTGGCGCGTATGCTGGCCGAACTTAACGACTATGAGTTACTCGATGTCGCCGTAAACGGCAAACAAGCCATTGAAAAAGTGGCGCAACATGAACCCGATATTCTGCTGCTCGATATTCGTATGCCTGGTATGGACGGGCTTGAAGTCGCCGAGCACTTAAGTGCTCTCGACAAACCACCCGCCATCATCTTCACCACCGCCTACGATGAGCACGCATTAGCTGCATTTGCAACACAGGCCACGGCTTATTTACTTAAACCCATCAAGCAAGCACAACTGGAGCACGCCTTAGGCCGCGCCCACAGCCTCAACAAAGCACAGCTACAAAGCCTTAACAACACTCCGCGCCGACGTAGCCATATCAGTGCTACTAGCGCAGGCCATATCGATCTTGTTGCCATCGATGACGTTATTTACTTCCAGGCCGACCAGAAATACATCACCGTCTGCCATCTTGACGGCAGCGTACTCATCGAGGACTCGTTGCGCAAGCTAGAAGAAGAATTTGGCGACAGCTTGCTACGTATCCACCGTAATGCCCTGGTCAGCGTTCAACACATCACAGGGTTACAGCGTGGTAGCGATGGTCGTCATTATCTCAGCCTCAAACACTGCGACGAATTGCTGCTCATTAGTCGTCGCCATCTCGCAGGCGTGCGCAAAATGCTAAAATCACATATTGCCTGA